From the genome of Streptomyces sp. NBC_01116, one region includes:
- the pepE gene encoding dipeptidase PepE, translating to MNLLLLSNSTQYGCGYLEHALDTVTAFLPANARLAFVPYALADHDAYTARVREALEPSGITVRGVHENTDPVAELAASDAVFIGGGNSFRLLAALYRTGLREAVRDAARGGLPYMGASAGTNMAAPTLRTSNDMPIVQPPSFETLGLVPFQINPHYLDPDPDSTHKGETREERLTEFLEENDVPVLGLREGSWLRVDGERAHVQGARPARLFTRAAEPQELLPGSEVSRLLTTVPLFDTPVR from the coding sequence GTGAATCTGCTTCTGCTCTCCAACTCCACCCAGTACGGCTGCGGTTACCTGGAACACGCCCTGGACACCGTCACCGCGTTCCTCCCCGCGAACGCGCGGCTCGCCTTCGTCCCGTACGCGCTCGCCGATCACGACGCGTACACCGCCCGGGTCCGCGAGGCCCTGGAACCGTCCGGCATCACCGTGCGCGGCGTCCATGAGAACACCGACCCGGTCGCCGAGCTCGCCGCGTCCGACGCCGTGTTCATCGGCGGCGGCAACTCCTTCCGGCTGCTCGCCGCCCTCTACCGCACCGGCCTGCGCGAGGCCGTGCGCGACGCGGCGCGGGGCGGGCTGCCCTACATGGGCGCGAGCGCCGGCACCAACATGGCCGCCCCGACCCTGCGCACCTCCAACGACATGCCCATCGTGCAGCCGCCGTCCTTCGAGACGCTGGGCCTGGTCCCGTTCCAGATCAACCCGCACTATCTGGACCCGGACCCGGACAGCACCCACAAGGGCGAGACCCGCGAGGAGCGGCTCACCGAGTTCCTGGAGGAGAACGACGTGCCCGTGCTCGGGCTGCGCGAGGGCTCCTGGCTCCGTGTCGACGGGGAGCGGGCCCACGTCCAGGGCGCCCGCCCCGCCCGGCTGTTCACCCGTGCGGCCGAGCCTCAGGAGCTCCTGCCGGGGTCCGAGGTGTCCCGGCTGCTCACGACGGTGCCGCTGTTCGACACTCCGGTGCGCTGA
- a CDS encoding IclR family transcriptional regulator, whose product MAEAELDRRTPAGALQTVDRALLVLLAFERTRPDWGVTEVAEEFGWDTSVAQRLLATLAGRGFLVSDPATRRYRIGPAVLRLGRLWERSGSLELLAGPVLEELRRTTGDTVLFCLPDSFHMRCVAAEEGETGPLRYYPLVGELYPAHAGATSKSYYAYLPDEQRHRLFRGRPMARFTDRTVTEPDLLEREFIQIRAQGYAWTVGEYDTGIATVAVPVFLGREPYGSLSLGGGESRFQGAPEDRLDALRHAAQLLEQRLTHPPQRPKPRARRPRTT is encoded by the coding sequence ATGGCCGAAGCCGAACTGGACCGGCGTACGCCCGCCGGGGCGCTGCAAACCGTCGACCGGGCGCTCCTGGTGCTGCTCGCCTTCGAGCGCACCCGGCCCGACTGGGGCGTCACCGAGGTCGCCGAGGAGTTCGGCTGGGACACCTCCGTCGCCCAGCGGCTGCTCGCCACCCTGGCCGGCCGGGGCTTCCTGGTCTCCGACCCGGCCACCCGCCGCTACCGCATCGGCCCCGCCGTCCTGCGGCTCGGCCGGCTCTGGGAGCGCTCGGGCTCGCTGGAGCTGCTGGCCGGTCCGGTCCTGGAGGAGCTGCGCCGGACCACCGGCGACACCGTCCTGTTCTGCCTTCCGGACAGCTTCCACATGCGGTGCGTGGCCGCCGAGGAGGGTGAGACCGGGCCGCTGCGCTACTACCCGCTGGTCGGCGAGCTCTACCCGGCGCACGCGGGCGCGACCAGCAAGTCGTACTACGCCTATCTGCCCGACGAGCAGCGCCACCGGCTCTTCCGGGGCCGCCCCATGGCCCGCTTCACGGACCGCACCGTCACCGAACCGGACCTGCTGGAGCGGGAGTTCATCCAGATCAGGGCCCAGGGCTACGCCTGGACGGTCGGTGAGTACGACACCGGGATCGCCACCGTCGCCGTACCGGTGTTCCTGGGGCGCGAGCCGTACGGAAGCCTCAGTCTCGGTGGCGGAGAGAGCCGGTTCCAGGGAGCGCCCGAGGACCGGCTCGACGCGCTGCGCCACGCGGCCCAGCTCCTGGAGCAGCGCCTCACCCACCCGCCGCAACGGCCGAAGCCCCGGGCCCGGCGGCCCCGCACCACCTGA
- a CDS encoding DUF1177 domain-containing protein: MLKYVLDIVELLDDPQVTGKTVVGYLDDAAGAEGSSAQVTTVMGDQGSTDFVLVRIPGSRGRTAGGSARTLGVVGRLGGIGARPEVTGLVSDADGAAAAIATAAKLLDMRRRGDVLPGDVIVATHICPNAPTEPHDPVPFMGSPVDIATMNRHEVTADMEAVLSIDTTKGNRIINHKGLALSPTVKEGWVLRVSEQLGELLAVVTGEPLVTYPVTTQDITPYGNGAHHINSILQPATATAAPVVGLAVTSAAAVPGCQTGASHESDIASAARYAVEVAKGFGAGNLDFHDAVEFDNLVNRYGSLAHLQTLGRTTQES, from the coding sequence ATGTTGAAGTACGTACTGGACATCGTCGAGCTGCTGGACGATCCCCAGGTCACTGGCAAGACGGTCGTCGGGTACCTCGACGACGCAGCGGGGGCCGAAGGCTCGTCCGCGCAGGTCACCACCGTCATGGGTGACCAGGGCTCGACGGACTTCGTGCTCGTCCGCATCCCCGGCTCCCGCGGCCGGACGGCGGGCGGCAGCGCCCGCACCCTCGGCGTGGTCGGCCGGCTCGGCGGCATCGGCGCCCGGCCCGAGGTGACCGGTCTGGTCTCCGACGCCGACGGCGCGGCCGCGGCCATCGCCACGGCGGCCAAGCTGCTCGACATGCGCCGTCGCGGCGATGTGCTGCCCGGTGACGTGATCGTCGCCACGCACATCTGCCCGAACGCGCCGACCGAGCCGCACGACCCGGTGCCGTTCATGGGCTCGCCCGTGGACATCGCCACGATGAACCGGCACGAGGTGACCGCCGACATGGAGGCCGTGCTCTCCATCGACACCACCAAGGGCAACCGGATCATCAACCACAAGGGCCTGGCCCTGTCGCCCACCGTCAAGGAGGGCTGGGTGCTCCGGGTCAGCGAGCAGCTCGGCGAGCTGCTGGCCGTGGTGACCGGTGAGCCGTTGGTCACATACCCGGTGACCACCCAGGACATCACGCCGTACGGTAACGGTGCACACCACATCAATTCGATCCTCCAGCCCGCCACCGCGACCGCCGCCCCGGTCGTCGGTCTCGCGGTCACCTCGGCCGCCGCGGTACCGGGCTGCCAGACGGGCGCGAGTCACGAGAGCGACATCGCGTCCGCCGCCCGCTACGCCGTGGAAGTCGCCAAGGGCTTCGGCGCCGGGAACCTGGACTTCCACGACGCCGTGGAGTTCGACAACCTCGTCAACCGCTACGGGTCGCTGGCTCACCTCCAGACCCTCGGCCGCACCACCCAGGAGTCCTGA
- a CDS encoding MFS transporter — MRRTKQIRRTGEPSGPRRARSGPIVPVLAFAGITVAVMQTLLVPVIKDLPVLLDTTPADATWVMTATLLAGAVSTPIMGRLGDLYGKRRMLLASLAVMVVGSLICASTDELVVMITGRALQGFAMGAIPLGIGIMRDELPRERLGSAMALMSSSIGVGGGLALPAAALVAQHADWHALFLGSAGLGLLAMALTYALVPEPPLRAPGTFDAVGALGLSLGLVLLLLPVTKGSDWGWTSAPTLGLLAASVATLVLWGLFELRTPAPLVDLRTTARREVLLTNLASIMVGVAFYAVSLVLPQLLQLPTSTGYGLGQSMVVAGLCVAPLGVTMMFVAPLYARISARRGPKATLMLGLLVIAIGYGAGLGLLGAAWQTVLIAVVLGAGIGLAYSSLPALIIGAVDPSETGAANGLNTLMRSIGTSVSSAVIGMVLANTSVTTGSVQVPSMEGFRISFLIAMGAVLIGLALAAFLPSQRPAAHPVLLASSAGDARAAQTARAARAGAERGQRTGVSNSGTVVSSRDTSDPGRSS; from the coding sequence ATGCGACGGACGAAACAGATACGGCGCACCGGGGAACCGTCCGGGCCGCGCCGGGCACGCTCCGGACCCATCGTGCCCGTCCTCGCCTTCGCCGGCATCACCGTCGCGGTCATGCAGACCCTGCTCGTCCCGGTCATCAAGGACCTGCCGGTCCTGCTGGACACCACCCCGGCCGACGCCACCTGGGTGATGACCGCCACCCTGCTCGCGGGCGCCGTGTCGACGCCGATCATGGGGCGGCTCGGCGACCTGTACGGCAAGCGCAGGATGCTGCTCGCCTCCCTCGCCGTCATGGTGGTCGGCTCGCTGATCTGCGCCTCCACCGACGAGCTGGTCGTGATGATCACCGGCCGCGCGCTCCAGGGCTTCGCCATGGGTGCCATCCCGCTCGGCATCGGCATCATGCGCGACGAGCTGCCCCGCGAGAGGCTCGGCTCGGCGATGGCCCTGATGAGCTCGTCGATCGGGGTGGGCGGAGGGCTCGCGCTGCCCGCCGCCGCACTGGTCGCCCAGCACGCCGACTGGCACGCGCTGTTCCTCGGCTCGGCCGGGCTCGGGCTGCTCGCGATGGCGCTCACGTACGCGCTCGTCCCCGAGCCGCCGCTGCGCGCGCCCGGCACCTTCGACGCGGTCGGCGCCCTCGGGCTCTCGCTCGGCCTGGTCCTTCTCCTGCTGCCGGTCACCAAGGGCAGCGACTGGGGCTGGACCTCGGCCCCGACCCTCGGGCTGCTCGCCGCGTCCGTCGCCACACTGGTGCTGTGGGGCCTGTTCGAACTGCGCACCCCGGCGCCGCTCGTCGATCTGCGCACCACCGCCCGCCGCGAGGTGCTCCTCACCAACCTCGCCTCGATCATGGTCGGCGTCGCCTTCTACGCGGTCTCCCTGGTCCTGCCGCAACTGCTCCAGCTGCCCACGTCCACCGGCTACGGCCTCGGCCAGTCGATGGTGGTCGCCGGGCTCTGCGTGGCCCCGCTCGGCGTGACGATGATGTTCGTCGCCCCGCTGTACGCCCGGATCTCGGCCCGCCGCGGCCCCAAGGCCACGCTGATGCTCGGCCTGCTGGTCATCGCGATCGGTTACGGGGCCGGGCTCGGGCTGCTCGGCGCAGCCTGGCAGACCGTGCTGATCGCGGTGGTCCTCGGCGCCGGGATCGGCCTCGCCTACTCCTCGCTGCCCGCCCTGATCATCGGGGCCGTCGACCCGTCGGAGACCGGTGCGGCCAACGGCCTCAACACCCTGATGCGGTCCATCGGCACCTCGGTGTCGAGCGCCGTCATCGGCATGGTGCTGGCCAACACCTCCGTGACGACGGGCTCGGTCCAGGTGCCGTCCATGGAGGGCTTCCGGATCTCGTTCCTGATCGCCATGGGGGCGGTGCTGATCGGTCTGGCGCTGGCGGCGTTCCTGCCCTCGCAACGGCCCGCCGCGCACCCGGTGCTCCTGGCGAGCAGCGCGGGCGACGCGCGGGCCGCGCAGACCGCGCGAGCCGCCCGCGCCGGGGCCGAGCGCGGTCAGCGCACCGGAGTGTCGAACAGCGGCACCGTCGTGAGCAGCCGGGACACCTCGGACCCCGGCAGGAGCTCCTGA